The following coding sequences lie in one Paenibacillus durus ATCC 35681 genomic window:
- a CDS encoding ATP-binding cassette domain-containing protein, with product MAIQLQQVSYTYAQRSLWRQAALHGIDLDLPQGSIVGVAGSTGSGKSTLLQLFNGILRPTEGKVSVLDITLHAGEKTPKLQPLRRRVGLVFQFPEQQMFAETVEKDLCFGPLNFGMSPDEALERARRAMLDMGLDLALLGRNPFRLSGGQMRKAAIASVLAADPEIVVLDEPTASLDPVSRKELIGLLTRLCRERGRTIIVVTHRMDELLPYADRWVILSQGRAVFQGGVKELAADPSVLTRCGLAVPDSLRYWRAVADRLGLDDEAPRLTAEGLAELIVSRSGNNAVRAGEEGAGHE from the coding sequence ATGGCCATTCAACTGCAGCAAGTAAGCTATACCTATGCGCAGCGGAGCTTGTGGCGGCAGGCTGCGCTGCACGGCATCGATCTCGACCTTCCCCAAGGCTCCATAGTCGGCGTCGCCGGATCGACGGGATCGGGCAAATCGACGCTGCTTCAATTATTCAATGGAATCTTGAGGCCGACGGAGGGGAAGGTGTCGGTTCTCGATATTACGCTCCATGCCGGAGAGAAGACGCCTAAGCTGCAGCCGCTGCGGCGGCGGGTCGGGCTCGTCTTCCAATTCCCGGAGCAGCAGATGTTCGCGGAGACGGTGGAGAAGGATCTGTGCTTCGGTCCGCTCAATTTCGGCATGAGTCCGGACGAAGCGCTAGAGCGAGCGCGGCGGGCGATGCTGGATATGGGGCTGGACCTTGCGCTGCTTGGACGCAATCCGTTCCGCCTCAGCGGCGGACAAATGCGTAAGGCGGCCATCGCTTCGGTGCTGGCCGCAGACCCGGAGATTGTCGTGCTGGACGAGCCGACAGCGTCACTGGACCCGGTCAGCCGCAAGGAACTGATCGGACTGCTTACGCGTCTGTGCCGGGAGCGCGGGCGCACCATCATTGTCGTCACGCACCGGATGGACGAGCTTTTGCCTTATGCCGACCGCTGGGTCATTCTTAGCCAGGGCCGCGCCGTCTTCCAGGGTGGTGTGAAGGAGTTGGCAGCGGACCCTTCCGTGCTTACGCGCTGCGGTCTGGCTGTGCCGGACTCGCTGCGCTACTGGCGGGCCGTTGCGGACCGGCTTGGCCTTGATGACGAAGCTCCAAGGCTGACGGCGGAGGGGCTGGCGGAGCTGATTGTCTCCAGAAGCGGGAACAACGCCGTCCGCGCTGGAGAAGAGGGGGCCGGCCATGAATGA
- a CDS encoding FAD-dependent oxidoreductase → MKRIVILGGGYGGVLTAKKLAKKLKNNKDVEIKLIDRNPYHTLLTELHEVSANRAPEDSIKIDLKKIFAGLKVDVVLDEISDIDFKGKKLTSEKAVYEYDYLVIGTGSKPTFFGIPGAEENTFSFWSYDDAIALKRQIRDMFTQAAKEKKPEVRRSMLTFVIVGAGFTGVELVGEMAEYREELCQEFFIDPKEVRLIVADMAPKILPILPDKLIRKAEAHLRKLNVEIVTGAKITEVGKGSVALGEKNVVAANTIVWTAGVEGSELVGKLDVQQQGRKRIVTNEHLESVDHKNVYVVGDNIFYIVEGEQRPVPQMVENAELAAPLIAGNIVADINGTAKKGYKPAFHGTMVSIGSRYGVANVGLPNKMFMLTGFLAMFAKHMINIYYLSGVVGFNKVWTYMMHEFFHVENRRSFVGGYFSKRSPNFWLVPLRMLLGGMWVYEGIDKLQKIIDQGWSKIFLIPAAPYLKDAISAASEAVSNVKETVDAQSAASAVGTAKEAVSALPVPKFIYNISNWFMDLLFYQPDGNYTFLAKWFQLGMVCAEIIFGIMLIVGLFTAIASIGTIGMAVMIWTTKMASTEMLWYVAAAIACIGGSGSVFGLDYYVLPWLKKQWKKVPFVRRWYLFTD, encoded by the coding sequence TTGAAAAGAATCGTGATTCTTGGCGGTGGCTACGGCGGCGTACTCACAGCCAAAAAACTCGCAAAGAAATTAAAGAACAATAAAGACGTAGAGATCAAACTGATCGACCGGAACCCCTACCATACGCTGCTGACTGAGCTGCATGAGGTCTCGGCAAACCGCGCTCCCGAGGATTCGATCAAGATCGACCTGAAGAAAATTTTTGCCGGTCTCAAGGTGGACGTTGTCCTCGACGAGATCAGCGATATTGACTTCAAAGGCAAGAAGCTGACGTCCGAAAAAGCGGTCTATGAATATGATTATCTCGTTATCGGCACAGGCAGTAAGCCGACCTTCTTCGGAATTCCCGGCGCTGAAGAGAACACCTTCTCTTTCTGGTCCTATGACGACGCCATTGCGCTGAAACGCCAAATCCGCGACATGTTCACGCAGGCGGCCAAAGAGAAGAAACCGGAAGTCCGCCGTTCCATGCTGACCTTTGTTATCGTCGGCGCCGGCTTTACCGGCGTTGAGCTGGTTGGCGAAATGGCGGAATACCGCGAAGAGCTGTGCCAAGAGTTCTTTATCGATCCGAAAGAAGTACGGCTGATCGTTGCCGATATGGCGCCGAAAATTCTGCCGATCCTGCCGGATAAGCTGATCCGCAAAGCCGAGGCTCATTTACGTAAGCTGAACGTGGAGATCGTGACTGGCGCTAAGATCACCGAAGTAGGCAAAGGCAGCGTGGCTCTCGGCGAGAAGAATGTCGTGGCCGCGAATACCATCGTCTGGACGGCGGGCGTCGAAGGCTCTGAGCTTGTGGGCAAACTTGATGTCCAACAGCAAGGCCGCAAGCGCATCGTAACCAACGAACATCTGGAAAGCGTTGACCACAAGAACGTATATGTTGTCGGCGACAACATCTTCTACATTGTCGAAGGTGAGCAGCGTCCGGTTCCGCAGATGGTTGAGAATGCCGAGCTTGCCGCTCCGCTGATTGCCGGCAACATTGTAGCCGATATTAACGGAACGGCGAAAAAAGGATACAAACCGGCCTTCCACGGTACGATGGTATCGATCGGAAGCCGCTACGGCGTAGCCAATGTCGGCCTTCCGAACAAAATGTTCATGCTCACCGGATTTTTGGCCATGTTCGCTAAGCATATGATCAATATCTACTATTTGTCCGGTGTCGTCGGCTTCAACAAAGTATGGACATACATGATGCACGAGTTCTTCCACGTGGAGAACCGCAGAAGCTTCGTCGGCGGATATTTCTCCAAGCGTTCGCCTAACTTCTGGCTCGTTCCGCTTCGCATGCTGCTCGGCGGCATGTGGGTGTATGAAGGCATTGATAAGCTGCAGAAAATTATCGATCAAGGCTGGAGCAAGATCTTCCTGATCCCGGCGGCCCCTTATCTTAAGGATGCAATATCGGCGGCCAGCGAAGCGGTAAGCAACGTCAAGGAAACGGTCGACGCTCAATCGGCGGCATCGGCAGTCGGTACGGCCAAAGAAGCGGTGTCCGCCCTTCCGGTTCCAAAGTTCATCTACAACATTTCGAACTGGTTCATGGACCTCTTATTCTATCAACCGGACGGCAACTATACGTTCCTTGCCAAGTGGTTCCAGCTCGGTATGGTATGCGCCGAAATCATCTTTGGTATCATGCTCATCGTCGGCCTGTTCACAGCCATTGCATCGATTGGAACAATCGGCATGGCCGTCATGATCTGGACGACCAAGATGGCGTCCACGGAAATGCTATGGTATGTTGCGGCGGCGATCGCCTGCATCGGCGGTTCCGGCAGCGTCTTCGGTCTCGATTACTATGTTCTGCCTTGGCTTAAGAAGCAGTGGAAGAAAGTTCCGTTTGTAAGGCGCTGGTATTTGTTTACCGACTGA
- a CDS encoding aspartate aminotransferase family protein codes for MIGREAVTAKRKQYFYPCTQHFYRNSPQLVRGSMQHVYDENGKEYTDFFAGVSVVACGHCNPAITERTIHQLQQLQHTTTVYLTQPNVDLAERLAEVLPGDLRRNFFVNSGSEANEGAMLLARLHTGRKGFIALESGLHGRTNLTMSVTGLPMWRTDKYLDGDVAFIRRPYDPDLTPEQAAERSLEDLKKVLEEKGGSIAAMIAEPIQGNGGMIMPERSYFRSVKSLLEQYGVLLIADEIQTGFGRTGKMFAMEHFGVVPDIITMAKALGNGVPVAAFAAGDEIARSLNTPSASTFGGNPVSAATALAVLDYIESERLPERARQLGARLKEGLQDLQRRYPERIADVRGTGLMLGMELRGGNAADAAALTDDVLEEMKDRGYLIGKNGVGRNVLAFQPPLVIMEADIDGMLKALDVTLARI; via the coding sequence ATGATTGGAAGAGAGGCCGTCACGGCCAAGCGTAAGCAGTATTTCTACCCTTGCACGCAGCATTTTTACCGCAATTCGCCGCAGCTTGTCCGCGGGTCGATGCAGCATGTCTATGACGAGAACGGCAAGGAATACACTGATTTCTTCGCGGGTGTATCGGTGGTAGCTTGCGGCCATTGCAACCCGGCGATTACGGAGCGGACGATTCATCAGCTGCAGCAGCTGCAGCATACGACGACCGTGTATCTGACTCAGCCGAACGTCGATCTGGCGGAGCGGCTAGCGGAAGTGCTTCCCGGTGACTTAAGACGCAACTTCTTCGTGAACAGCGGCTCGGAGGCGAACGAGGGGGCGATGCTGCTGGCAAGGCTCCATACCGGACGCAAAGGATTTATTGCGCTGGAGAGCGGGCTGCATGGGCGGACCAATCTGACGATGAGCGTAACGGGGCTGCCCATGTGGCGGACCGATAAATATCTGGACGGGGATGTAGCCTTTATCCGGCGTCCCTACGACCCGGATTTGACGCCGGAACAGGCGGCGGAGCGTTCATTGGAGGACCTGAAAAAGGTGCTGGAGGAGAAGGGCGGATCGATTGCCGCCATGATCGCCGAGCCGATTCAGGGCAATGGCGGGATGATTATGCCGGAGCGCTCGTACTTCCGTTCGGTGAAGTCGCTGCTGGAGCAGTACGGCGTCCTGCTGATTGCGGACGAAATCCAGACCGGCTTCGGACGCACGGGCAAGATGTTCGCTATGGAGCATTTCGGCGTCGTTCCGGACATTATTACGATGGCCAAAGCGCTCGGCAATGGCGTGCCGGTGGCCGCTTTTGCGGCAGGGGACGAAATTGCCCGGTCGCTGAATACGCCGTCCGCTTCTACCTTCGGCGGGAATCCGGTGTCGGCGGCCACGGCGCTTGCCGTGCTGGATTACATCGAGTCGGAGCGGCTTCCCGAGAGGGCGCGGCAGTTGGGCGCAAGACTGAAGGAAGGGCTTCAGGATCTTCAGAGACGCTACCCGGAGCGAATCGCCGATGTAAGGGGAACGGGGCTTATGCTGGGCATGGAGCTGCGCGGCGGCAATGCGGCGGATGCTGCGGCCTTAACGGATGATGTGCTGGAGGAAATGAAAGATCGGGGATATCTGATCGGGAAAAACGGAGTGGGCCGCAATGTCCTGGCCTTTCAACCCCCGCTGGTGATCATGGAAGCGGATATCGACGGCATGCTGAAGGCGCTGGACGTGACGCTGGCCCGCATTTAA
- a CDS encoding polyprenyl synthetase family protein — MKLHEALNIDIAEVNREIERLLTGDKDVPAGSPLATSVLELIASGGKRLRPLMVIVGSRFGRKRTRRRTLQLAAAAEFIHAASLVHDDIIDDAKLRRGSPALHSKTGVLSAVHIGNYMSARVIELLSKQAKNKNRYVHDLSAVATAQLCIGEYQQMEHAYDYDITMEEYLEKSLNKTALLMATCLRVGALSAESTEETAEALYKFGEALGIAFQIQDDLLDFTQSSETLGKPAGSDLRNGQVTLPVIYALQDPRLAAHIRRIGPHSSEADVEAALAAISGSDALARTEETSRRYLEQAADIAKQLSSYSAYADLETLIAYFAGRDR, encoded by the coding sequence ATGAAGCTTCACGAAGCCTTGAATATCGACATTGCAGAAGTTAACCGTGAAATTGAGCGTCTCTTAACGGGCGACAAGGATGTTCCCGCAGGCTCGCCGCTGGCGACAAGCGTCCTGGAGCTTATCGCTTCCGGCGGTAAAAGGCTTCGCCCGCTTATGGTGATAGTCGGAAGCCGGTTCGGCCGGAAGAGAACCCGCCGCCGAACGCTTCAGCTCGCCGCGGCAGCCGAGTTCATTCATGCCGCCTCGCTCGTTCATGATGATATCATCGACGATGCCAAGCTGCGGCGCGGCAGTCCCGCCCTGCATAGCAAGACGGGGGTCCTCTCCGCCGTCCATATCGGCAATTACATGTCGGCACGGGTGATCGAGCTGCTAAGCAAGCAGGCAAAGAATAAAAACCGTTATGTGCATGATCTGTCGGCTGTCGCCACCGCCCAGCTGTGCATCGGGGAATATCAGCAGATGGAGCACGCCTACGATTACGATATTACCATGGAGGAATATCTGGAGAAATCGCTCAACAAGACGGCTCTGCTGATGGCTACCTGCCTTCGTGTGGGAGCGCTGTCGGCCGAGAGCACGGAAGAAACGGCCGAGGCTCTGTACAAATTCGGCGAGGCGCTCGGCATCGCCTTTCAGATTCAAGACGATCTGCTGGACTTCACCCAATCGTCAGAGACCCTTGGGAAGCCTGCCGGCAGCGATCTCCGCAACGGTCAAGTCACCCTGCCCGTAATCTACGCGCTGCAGGACCCCAGGCTCGCGGCCCATATCCGCCGCATCGGCCCCCATTCCTCCGAAGCCGATGTCGAGGCTGCTCTGGCGGCAATCTCCGGCAGTGATGCTCTCGCCCGCACGGAAGAAACGAGCCGCCGTTACTTGGAGCAGGCGGCCGATATTGCGAAGCAATTGTCCTCTTACTCGGCCTATGCCGATCTAGAAACGCTGATTGCATACTTTGCGGGAAGAGACCGCTGA
- a CDS encoding UbiA-like polyprenyltransferase, which translates to MVIINACKIAGHKIKMFSELVMFSHTLFSLPFAIISMVWAAGGWPSGRIMLWGLIALIGARNGANAFNRLVDRAFDGQNPRTAHRHLPQRLLAEKEVAVFIVVNYMIFIAASGMLNLLCLILSPVAIVLISSYSYTKRFTYLSHLYLGFVIASAPIGAWFAVTGQIAFTPFVIGTVVMLWIAGFDIIYGTQDIEFDRRIGLWSIPSYFGLENALRIAAALHFIMIMLLLFLYQWCGLGWTYLAGIGIATLLLMTEHKIIKPSNRQLMKMASYNLNQVISTVILASTLVDYFYIS; encoded by the coding sequence ATGGTCATTATTAACGCCTGCAAAATCGCGGGGCACAAGATAAAAATGTTCAGCGAGCTGGTTATGTTCTCGCATACGCTGTTTTCGCTGCCCTTTGCCATAATATCCATGGTGTGGGCGGCTGGCGGCTGGCCCTCGGGCCGTATTATGCTGTGGGGGCTAATCGCCCTTATCGGCGCGCGCAACGGCGCCAATGCGTTCAACCGGCTCGTTGACCGGGCCTTTGACGGTCAGAATCCGCGGACGGCGCACCGGCATCTTCCGCAGCGGCTGCTGGCTGAGAAGGAAGTCGCCGTATTTATCGTCGTCAACTATATGATTTTCATTGCCGCTTCGGGCATGCTGAACCTGCTGTGCCTGATCCTATCGCCGGTGGCGATCGTGCTGATCTCATCTTACTCCTATACGAAACGGTTCACCTATCTCAGCCATCTGTACCTTGGATTCGTTATCGCTTCGGCTCCGATCGGCGCATGGTTTGCGGTAACCGGACAAATCGCGTTTACGCCCTTTGTCATCGGCACGGTCGTCATGCTGTGGATCGCCGGCTTCGACATTATATACGGTACCCAGGATATCGAATTTGACCGCCGCATCGGGCTGTGGTCCATTCCCAGCTATTTCGGGCTGGAGAACGCGCTGCGCATTGCAGCGGCGCTGCATTTTATCATGATTATGCTGCTGCTGTTTCTATACCAGTGGTGCGGCCTCGGCTGGACATATCTTGCCGGCATCGGCATAGCGACGCTGCTTCTGATGACGGAGCACAAGATCATCAAGCCTTCGAACCGGCAGTTGATGAAGATGGCCTCTTATAATCTGAATCAGGTGATTAGTACGGTTATTTTGGCCAGTACGCTGGTTGATTATTTCTATATAAGCTAG
- a CDS encoding ATP-binding cassette domain-containing protein — MNEVNGKRNFAEHSPDAIVLKDVSFGYDPENPVLQGISLRIPQGQWVGLVGASGSGKSTLVKLLNALLPASVGEIAVCGEVLTEESVPSIRRKIGMVFQNPDNQFVGETVEEDILFGLEGLCLSWEEMDRRLHLYAGKLGVSGLLAKHPGELSGGQKQRVAIASILAMEPGVVIFDEASSMLDEENRNGLLSILRDMHAEGYTILMITHDADEIMASERVLALCGGELAGDMTPAELFRSRELMEACRLCAPYAWELSRELEARGLTIGVPASEKELVDTLWPFNCSK; from the coding sequence ATGAATGAAGTGAACGGAAAGCGGAATTTCGCAGAGCACAGCCCGGACGCCATTGTTCTGAAGGACGTGTCTTTCGGCTATGACCCGGAGAATCCGGTCCTGCAAGGAATCTCGCTTCGCATCCCGCAGGGGCAGTGGGTTGGCCTGGTGGGTGCGAGCGGATCGGGCAAATCGACGCTGGTGAAGCTGCTGAATGCGCTGCTTCCCGCAAGCGTCGGCGAAATTGCCGTGTGCGGCGAGGTGCTGACTGAAGAAAGCGTCCCAAGCATCCGCCGAAAGATCGGCATGGTGTTTCAGAATCCGGACAATCAGTTCGTTGGAGAGACGGTGGAGGAGGATATCCTATTCGGTCTGGAGGGGCTGTGTTTGTCCTGGGAGGAGATGGACCGGCGTCTGCATCTGTACGCCGGCAAGCTCGGGGTTTCCGGACTGCTGGCCAAGCACCCCGGAGAGCTGTCCGGGGGACAGAAGCAGCGGGTCGCGATTGCATCCATCCTTGCCATGGAGCCGGGCGTCGTCATCTTTGACGAGGCCTCTTCCATGTTGGACGAAGAGAACCGGAACGGGCTGCTGAGTATTTTGCGGGACATGCATGCGGAAGGGTACACCATTCTCATGATTACGCATGATGCCGATGAGATTATGGCTTCAGAGCGCGTGCTCGCGCTGTGCGGAGGTGAGCTGGCGGGGGATATGACGCCGGCTGAGCTGTTCCGCAGCCGCGAGCTAATGGAGGCGTGCCGCTTGTGCGCGCCGTACGCCTGGGAGCTGAGCCGCGAGCTTGAGGCGCGGGGCCTGACAATCGGCGTTCCCGCCAGTGAAAAGGAGCTTGTAGATACGCTATGGCCATTCAACTGCAGCAAGTAA
- a CDS encoding NusG domain II-containing protein, whose product MKRADMLLIAVILIAALAFLVPRYFSGNETKGGQGKELVANVTVDGKHYRTIKLTKEEQTIDIRTEHGYNILKVHDYGVEMYEADCPDQVCLGFGFITLPKQTIVCLPHRVLVEIASGAGEDEIDGFVQ is encoded by the coding sequence ATGAAACGCGCAGATATGCTGCTGATTGCCGTCATATTGATTGCAGCGCTGGCTTTTCTTGTGCCCCGTTATTTCTCCGGCAATGAAACCAAAGGGGGACAAGGGAAAGAGCTGGTAGCCAATGTCACGGTGGATGGCAAGCATTACCGTACTATTAAGCTCACTAAAGAGGAACAAACCATCGATATCCGTACGGAACACGGCTATAACATTCTTAAAGTGCATGATTACGGAGTAGAAATGTATGAAGCGGACTGCCCGGACCAAGTATGCCTCGGCTTCGGTTTTATTACCCTGCCTAAACAGACGATCGTCTGTCTGCCGCATCGGGTACTGGTGGAAATCGCAAGTGGAGCGGGGGAGGATGAAATTGATGGGTTTGTCCAATAG
- a CDS encoding peptidase U32 family protein translates to MTRYFNGKEIELLAPAGTFEIFKEVVQSRCDAVYFGGPVLNMRMMRKGYNLSHEEIAEALSIAHGLGKKVYITVNNLFSEQETGEAREYLAFLDGVRPDALIVQDMAVLELIREMGLTLPIHASVMMNVHNLEMIYALRDLGVSRVVTSREMDLQTAKLLGARSGMELEYFVHGDMCSVHGANCYYSSHVFGMSSNRGKCMKPCRWNYRIKKDGYIFPADYPLAVKDMFMYENLPELIDSGITSFKIEGRMRDKDFMVMLVNSYGEAIDRYIEDPIGFDRTVDSKLLYQNRKRDFSTAYAFGKPGLRNINRRYEGTGKFYSTGKVFSTPTAERELSEDRVLQLKGRLAQEARPNQARVSPELAVRVNNMAQAKAALEAKVGHLYLSGDVYEPDRPFTKRDIMELGAIKGETKLYLGLPRMMTELHFDQYDQLLIHGERLPIDGLLVTNLGAIRRYNTSGYPMIGDASLNIYNTLAAGLYAGLGLKRIPVSPEMTLEHFAAFASRSSLPLEMVVHGTPALMYMEHDLYENAEVMEPIGEEDNRYVGNDVLVLMTDKGENPVYRDQHGRCHLVFSKELCYLPMLDELNAAGVSTFRIEGSTYTPEQLREIITAYQQAMRGTSQQGLTSSMQPVYAGYTLGSLQFD, encoded by the coding sequence ATGACGCGTTATTTTAATGGAAAAGAAATTGAATTGCTGGCGCCCGCCGGCACCTTCGAGATTTTTAAAGAGGTTGTGCAGTCCCGCTGCGATGCGGTCTATTTCGGCGGACCCGTGCTCAATATGAGGATGATGCGCAAAGGCTACAATTTATCCCATGAAGAGATTGCGGAGGCGCTGTCTATCGCCCATGGTCTTGGCAAAAAGGTCTACATTACCGTCAACAACCTGTTCAGCGAGCAGGAGACCGGGGAGGCCCGCGAATATCTCGCTTTTCTGGACGGCGTTCGTCCGGATGCGCTGATCGTGCAGGATATGGCGGTGCTGGAGCTGATTCGGGAGATGGGGCTTACCCTGCCTATCCATGCCTCGGTCATGATGAATGTGCATAATTTGGAGATGATCTACGCGCTGCGCGATCTTGGCGTAAGCCGCGTCGTCACTTCGCGGGAGATGGACCTGCAGACGGCGAAGCTGCTGGGCGCAAGGAGCGGAATGGAACTGGAGTATTTTGTCCACGGCGACATGTGCTCGGTTCACGGGGCGAACTGTTACTACAGCTCTCATGTGTTCGGAATGAGCAGCAACCGGGGCAAATGCATGAAGCCCTGCCGGTGGAATTACCGGATTAAAAAGGACGGCTATATCTTCCCAGCGGATTACCCGCTCGCGGTCAAGGATATGTTCATGTACGAAAATTTGCCGGAGCTGATCGACTCGGGAATTACCTCTTTCAAAATCGAAGGCCGCATGCGCGACAAAGATTTTATGGTTATGCTCGTCAACAGCTACGGCGAAGCGATCGACCGGTACATCGAAGACCCGATAGGGTTCGACCGTACGGTTGATTCGAAGCTGCTGTACCAGAACCGCAAGCGCGATTTCTCTACCGCCTACGCGTTCGGCAAGCCGGGCCTGCGGAACATTAACCGCCGGTATGAAGGCACAGGCAAGTTCTACAGTACCGGCAAGGTGTTCAGCACACCGACGGCGGAGCGTGAGCTGTCCGAAGACCGCGTGCTGCAGCTGAAGGGACGGCTAGCCCAGGAGGCGCGGCCTAACCAGGCTCGGGTGAGTCCGGAGCTTGCGGTGCGCGTTAACAACATGGCGCAGGCCAAGGCCGCGCTGGAGGCCAAGGTGGGGCATCTGTACCTGTCCGGCGACGTCTACGAGCCCGACCGTCCATTTACCAAGCGCGACATTATGGAGCTGGGCGCGATTAAGGGAGAAACGAAGCTCTATCTGGGACTGCCGCGGATGATGACGGAGCTGCATTTTGACCAATACGACCAACTGCTGATTCATGGAGAACGCCTGCCGATTGACGGCCTGCTCGTAACGAATCTTGGCGCGATCCGCCGCTATAATACTTCCGGATACCCTATGATTGGGGACGCCAGCCTCAATATCTACAACACTCTAGCCGCCGGGCTGTATGCAGGGCTTGGACTCAAGCGGATTCCCGTATCGCCGGAGATGACGCTGGAGCATTTTGCAGCCTTTGCCTCCCGCAGCTCGCTGCCGCTGGAAATGGTGGTGCACGGCACGCCCGCGCTGATGTATATGGAGCATGATTTATATGAGAATGCCGAAGTGATGGAGCCGATCGGGGAGGAAGACAACCGCTATGTCGGCAATGATGTGCTTGTTCTGATGACCGACAAAGGAGAGAATCCGGTGTACCGGGATCAGCATGGCCGCTGTCATCTGGTGTTCTCCAAAGAGCTGTGCTATCTGCCGATGCTGGATGAGCTGAATGCGGCGGGCGTCTCTACTTTCCGTATTGAGGGATCTACTTATACGCCGGAACAGCTGCGTGAAATCATTACGGCGTATCAGCAAGCGATGAGGGGGACTTCGCAGCAGGGGCTGACCTCCAGCATGCAGCCCGTCTATGCGGGATATACACTGGGGTCACTGCAATTTGATTAA
- a CDS encoding energy-coupling factor transporter transmembrane component T family protein translates to MNERLLLGRVIETGSWVHKLDPRSKLIGMLLYAAAILLSRSWPAMALLALFSVTVAASTRIPLKYYLKAAKPLRYLMLFIFIVQLLSVKEGAVWLTLGSYSLHEEGLRLGAFAVIRTFLLVAFTALLTFTTTPARLNQGMEGILSPLRFTGLSPGRFTLMVSLALRFMPTILDEAQIILKAQASRGADLSELPLKEKGRMLVTLLVPVIAGAFRRAQDLVYSMEARGFQMDAPRSRYHRLRWGWADTFFIAMFVILGFAAAIL, encoded by the coding sequence ATGAATGAGCGTTTGCTGCTCGGCAGAGTCATTGAGACCGGCTCCTGGGTACATAAGCTGGACCCGCGTTCCAAGCTCATTGGGATGCTGCTGTACGCCGCCGCCATTTTGCTGTCCCGGTCCTGGCCGGCCATGGCGCTGCTTGCCCTGTTCTCGGTGACAGTGGCGGCTTCAACCCGGATTCCGCTGAAATATTATTTGAAGGCGGCCAAGCCGCTGCGGTATTTAATGTTGTTTATTTTTATCGTTCAGCTGCTGTCGGTCAAGGAAGGGGCGGTATGGCTAACGCTTGGTTCTTACTCTCTCCACGAGGAGGGGCTCAGGCTCGGCGCGTTCGCGGTCATCCGCACATTCCTGCTGGTCGCCTTTACCGCACTGCTGACGTTTACGACCACTCCGGCCCGCCTGAACCAGGGGATGGAGGGGATCTTGTCACCGCTTAGGTTCACCGGACTATCTCCGGGCCGCTTTACGCTGATGGTCAGCCTCGCCCTGCGGTTCATGCCGACCATTCTGGACGAGGCGCAGATTATTCTGAAGGCGCAAGCCTCGCGGGGGGCCGATCTGAGCGAGCTGCCGCTGAAAGAGAAGGGGCGGATGCTGGTGACGCTGCTCGTGCCTGTCATTGCCGGGGCGTTCCGGCGCGCCCAGGATCTGGTCTATTCCATGGAAGCGCGCGGCTTCCAAATGGATGCCCCCCGTTCGCGGTATCACCGCCTGAGGTGGGGCTGGGCCGATACTTTTTTTATCGCCATGTTCGTTATACTGGGCTTTGCCGCAGCTATCCTGTAA
- a CDS encoding Gx transporter family protein gives MGLSNSESSQALKRTVIIAIFSAVAVVLGIVEAQIPLSAMGLMPGAKLGFANIMILTCIYFLRGRDAFMLVILKTLLTAFILGTFSSLLFSLFGSLLSFIVMFLLMKGGRMKLSLIGVSIAGSIAHNIGQLAAASIVMGTTSIMYYLPILLVTGIVTGIAVGYAVRYLVSSLSQISLFEEFLR, from the coding sequence ATGGGTTTGTCCAATAGCGAATCAAGCCAGGCGCTGAAGAGAACGGTGATTATCGCCATTTTTTCCGCGGTGGCTGTGGTGCTCGGCATTGTGGAGGCGCAGATTCCGCTGTCCGCGATGGGACTTATGCCGGGGGCGAAGCTGGGCTTTGCCAACATTATGATTTTGACCTGTATCTATTTTTTGCGCGGGCGCGACGCCTTTATGCTTGTTATACTGAAAACGCTTCTTACCGCATTCATCTTGGGTACCTTCTCCAGTCTGCTGTTCAGCCTGTTCGGCTCGCTGCTCAGCTTCATCGTCATGTTCCTGCTGATGAAGGGAGGACGCATGAAGCTGAGCCTGATCGGGGTAAGCATCGCGGGAAGCATTGCACATAACATCGGGCAACTGGCGGCAGCGTCTATAGTGATGGGGACCACGAGCATTATGTATTATTTGCCGATTCTGCTTGTGACCGGGATTGTCACCGGGATTGCCGTTGGTTATGCGGTTCGCTATCTGGTGTCCTCGTTGTCTCAAATATCGCTGTTCGAGGAATTTTTACGCTAA